Sequence from the Nocardia brasiliensis genome:
ATTCGTCGAGCAGATGGTTGACCTGGTAGGCGAGGTCGATCTGGGTGCCCGCCGGAATGTAGTGACCGGCGATCTCGGTGTCGCGCACCGCGCGCCGGCACAGACCGGGCACCGGCGGCATCAGCCGCAGGCTCTCCTTGACCACCAGATCCAGGTCGCGCATGCCCTCCAGGTCGGCGATGGTCGGTGCGGCACCGTCGGTTTCGGCGTCGAGCGCGAGCACCTCGGCGCGCACCCGCCGCTGCCAGTCCGGATGCTTGCCCAGGTAGTAGGTGACGGCGGTGGCCGCGGTCGTGGTGGTGTCGTGCGCGGCCATGATCAGAAAGATCATGTGGTTCACCACGTCCGCGTCGCCGAACACGCCGCCGTCCTCGCTGCGCGCGTGACACAGGCCGGAGAACAGATCCCCGCCCTCGGTCCGTCGCTTGTCCGGCAGCATCGCCCGGAAATAGTCCTCCAGCACACGCCTGCCGCGCAGCCCGGCCCGCCAGTTGCCGCCGGGCACCGGATGTCGGATCAGCGCGAGCGCCGCGTGGGTGCAGTCGAGGAACGCCTCGATCAACTCGCGCCGCCGCGCACCGACATCGGCGGCCATGAACATCTCCCCCGCGATGTCGAGGGTCAGTTCCTTGAAGGTCGGATAGAGCCGCACGGTCCGTTCGGCGTTGCCGCCCTGCGGAACCCAGCGTTCGATGCTGGTGCGCACCACCGGGGTCAGCGCCGCCAGGTGCGCGGCCAGCCGGTCCCTGGTGAAGGCCTGCTGCATGATCCGGCGATGGAATTTGTGCTCGTCGAACTCGAGCAGTAACAGACCGCGCCGGAAGAACGGGCCGATGAAATAATCCCAGCCCTGGCCGAAATCGCGGCGCCGCCTGCCGAGCACCTCGTCGATCGCCTCCGGCCCCGCGACCAGCACCCGATCGACGCCGAGCGAGGTATTCATCGAGACCGGTCCGTATTTTCGATATCGGCCCATCATTTCCGCGGGCCCCCAGCGCATGTACTGCAGCATGCGGCCCAGATAGGGCAGGCCCGCGTCGCCGTGCACCGCGGTGGTCGCGCTGTCACTCGGCGGCTCGGCGAGAATATGGTGGCGTTCCGGAATCAGATCGAGTGCGCGATCGAGCAGATGATCGTGCGGAATTTCGATCAAACCGATGTTCTCCGAATCGGGTGGTATTCCGGATTTCCCGCGCACGCTGGGCTTTCTGCCAACGATGCGGTCCCCGGCGACCATGGCAAACCTCCCTGAACGACCGTATTCATCGTATTCTCTTTCGCATATTCCCAAGGTCGGTTCGCCGCAACGCACTACGGCCCGGGCGGGTCGGCGTCCGCGCGCGACACACCCGGAACAGGGATGTCGTCGCGACGGCGAAGATGGACCCGACTACGGTTGAGCCCTGTCAGCAACCGTTCTCGGGGGACGAACACCCCGGTCTGTCGAGGAGCAGGACGATGAACACAGCATCGCGCGGCGATTCGGTGCGGGGTGATGCTCCCGCGACGGGAGCACACGAGAAGCGGCGGCACCAGGTGGTGGTGATCGGTTCGGGCTTCGGCGGCCTGTTCGGCACCAAACACCTCAAGCGCGCCGACGTCGATGTCACGCTGATCTCCAAGACCACCTCCCACCTGTTCCAGCCGCTGCTCTACCAGGTCGCGACCGGCATTCTCTCGGTCGGCGAGATCGCGCCCGCGACCCGGCTGGTGCTGCGCAAGCAGAAGAACGCGCAGGTGCTGCTCGGCGATGTCATCGACATCGATCTGGCGGCGAAGACCGTCACGTCCCGGTTACTCAATTCGAACACGGTCACCCCGTTCGACAGCCTGATCGTGGCCACCGGCGCGCAGCAGTCCTATTTCGGCAACGACCATTTCGCGACCTACGCGCCGGGCATGAAGTCCATCGATGACGCGCTGGAATTGCGCGCGCGCATTCTCGGTTCGTTCGAGGGCGCCGAGCTGGCCACCACCCAGGAGATGCGCGACCGGCTGCTCACCTTCGTGGTGGTCGGCGCCGGGCCGACCGGTGTCGAATTGGCCGGGCAGATCGCCGAACTCGCCGACCGCACGCTCGAGGGCACCTTCCACAACATCGATCCGCGCGACGCGCGGGTGGTGCTGCTGGAGGGTGCGGGCGCGGTGCTCGGCCCGATGGGCCCCAAGCTCGGCAACAAGGCCAGGAAGCGGCTGGAGAAGATGGGCGTCGAGATCCAGCTCAACGCCATGGTCACCGATATCGACGCGCTCGGCGTCACGGTCAAGGATCCCGACGGCACGATCCGCCGGATCGAGTCCTCGTGCAAGGTGTGGTCGGCGGGCGTGCAGGCCAGTCCGCTGGGCAAGATGCTCGCCGAGCGCTCCGACGGCACCGAGGTGGACCGGGCCGGGCGGGTCATCGTCGAACCGGACCTGACGATCAAGGGCCACCCGAACGTCTTCGTGGTCGGCGACCTGATGTCGGTGCCGAACGTGCCAGGCCAGGCGCAGGGCGCCATCCAGGGCGCGACCTACGCCGCCAAGCAGATCAAGGCGGGCCTGCGCGGCCAGTCGCCGCAGGAACGCAAGCCGTTCAAGTACTTCAACAAGGGCAGCATGGCGACCGTGTCGCGGTTCAACGCCGTGTGCCAGATCGGCAAGCTGGAGTTCAGCGGGTTCTTCGCCTGGCTGGCCTGGCTCGCGCTGCACCTGTATTACCTGATCGGCTACCGCAGCCGGATCGTCACCGTCATCCAATGGTTCGTCACGTTCCTCGGCCGCAGCCGCGGTCAGATGGCGGCCACCGAGCAGTGGGTGTTCGCCCGGCTCGCGCTCGAGCAGGTCAATGCCGACGAGGAGGAGGCCGACGAGCTCGCGGCCGCGCTCGGCGCACCGCCCGCGGACAGCCGCAAGCTGGTCGAGAAGGCCAAGGCCGCGGTGGAGGGCCGGGTCAGCTGACTCATCGGTAGCTATTTCCAGGCAACGCGAAAGCTGTTGTGGCGCCCCCAATTCGACCCATCCAGGTGCCCGGTGGGTCCGAATGTCGGGCGTCGAACCTGACAGCTATTCCGACCTGACGAAAGGCGATCTACCTATGGGCACAGGCAAGCACAGAGCCCCCAACCCGCAGCGGCAGAAGGTGGGCTCGATGGTCGCGGCCGGTGCGGTTCCGCTGGTCCTCGCACTGGTCGGCACCGGCACCGCGAATGCCGAGCCTGCACACCCCGCCCCCGCCACCCAGCCCGACCAGCCCGCGCAGTGGCCGGCCGCCGAGCCGCCCAACGCGGTGCCCTACGAGGGTTTGAACATCCCGGACAACACCTACAGCTCGCTGCAGTGGTCGCGCCCGATGCCGGAGAAGAAGTACCTCGCGCCGGTCGGCGTGCTGCACGCGCCGGTCCCGGTCGCCCCGGTGCCCCCGATCGCGCCGCCGTCGGGCAAGTTCCGCTTCGGTGACGTGCAGGTGGACGCGCCGGCCTGGATGGACCAGGAACAGGCGATCCAGATCAACGACAACGCGGCCATGGCCGAGGCCAACCTGGCCACGTTCCTCGACTCGATCGGCATGGAGCGCAGCCGCTCCGACCGGATCGCGGGCCAGACCGTCGGCACCGCCGCCATGGGCGCGGTCGCCGGTGCCGCAGCGGCCGTGCCGGTGGCCGCGACCTCCGCGCTCGTCGGCGGCGCGGTGGGCCTGGTGCTCGGGCTGCCGCTGCTGCCGGTCGGCGTGGTCGCGGGCCCGATGCTCGGCGCGAGCGTCGGCGCGGCCGTGATCACCGTGCCCGCCGCCGCGATCGGCGCGGCGGCCGGTGCGGCCGTCGGCGCGGTCAACGCGTTCAATGCCCCCTCGCGGGTCGTCGGCGACTGATCGTCGGCTAGTGCGCGACCCCCACTCAGGGTGGGAACCCGACCACGCTGTCGAGTTCCCACCCTTCCCTTTTGTCCCGATCCGGGTGCGCTAACCCTCGAGGTGACGTGCGCCACTCCCCCATCGGCGCGCCGCGCGAGTCGGGCTCTGGCGAGTCGCCTTACCGTACGGCGTCGTGCAACACAACAGCAAACGCCGGGCAGCGACCGAATGGAAACCGGCGCGCACACAGGAACACGTGCGCGAGTCCGACGGTCAGCAGCAGACGCGCACCCGTGCCGCGGTCAGCGGTTCCGTCGAGGCGCGGACTCAGCGATCGGCGGCGAGGACGCCGCTGGTGCGGGTGCGCAGGGTGCCGCCCGCGGCAAGCGGGAGGCGAGATTCGGTGAGTCCCACGGTTTCCGCCGGTCGATCATCCGGATAGCACAGCTCGCTGGCGAGGGCGCGCGGGGCGTCGATGGGGTCGTCGACGGCGGTGCCCAGCCCCAGTTCCAGGCGATGGCGCAGCAGCGGCGTCGGGCCGATATCGGCGATCAGGTCGCCGCGCCAGCCGCCGTGCGCCTCGCCGGAACGACCGATCTGCACGCGCTCGCGCAGCCGCAGCCTGGCGTCGGGCGCGAGCCGGACCGTGCTGACGGTGTGGTGCCGCGCGCCGCCTGCGACAATGGTCGGCTCGGGATCGAAGTCCAGTTCACCGCCGCTGCCCACCTCGAACCGCCAGTGCGCCAACGACATCGGCGTCGACGCACTGGGCAGCGCGATGGTCGCCGCGACCGAGCGCACGACCAGGCGCGCCCCGGGCCCGACCACCAGGGTGACCTCGATCTCGTCACCGCCGAGCGGCGTCGCGGCGGTACCGATCAGATGGACCGTGTCGGGCCCGGTGCGGCGGGCCGAGAGCCCGCCGCTGGCGTGGATCTCGGGCAGCGTCGCGGCCCGCGCGACAATCCGGACCTCAGTGCGCAACAGCGGCTTCGGCGTCGGCGCGGTCCTGCTCGGCGAGCAGTCGCAGTTGCTCGCGCACCCAGGCGAGCACCGGGGTGGCGGCCGGGTCGTCGGTCAGCGAGATCAGCGCGGTCGGGCGGCCCTCGCGCACCTTGGCCGCGTCGCGCTCCATCACCGCGAGATCCGCGCCGACCAGCGGGGCCAGGTCGGTCTTGTTGACCACCAGCAGATCCGAGAAGGTCACGCCCGGCCCGCCTTTGCGCGGCACCTTGTCCCCGCCCGCCACGTCGACCACGAAGATCTGCACGTCGATCAGGCCGGAGGAGAAGGTCGCGGTGAGGTTGTCGCCGCCGGATTCCACCAGGATCAGATCCAGCGGCGGATTCGCCGCGATCAGATCGTCGATCGCGTCCAGGTTGGCGGTGATGTCGTCGCGGATGGCGGTGTGCGGGCAGCCACCGGTCTGCACCGCGGTGATCCGCTCGTCCGGCAGCACCGCGTGCTTGCGCAGGAAGTCCGCGTCCTCGGTGGTGTAGATGTCGTTGGTCAGCACGGCCAGCGACAGCTCGTCGCGCAGCTGCCTGCACAGCGCCGCGACCAGCGCGGTCTTGCCGGAGCCGACCGGACCGCCGATGCCGACGCGCAGCGCCTCGCCGGCGGTGCGCTCGCGCTTGGGCCGATCGTGCGAATGGTCGTGCGGTTCACCGTCGATCAGGTGCGGTGGCATGGTGAGCTCTCCTTCTTCCGGGATTCAACTGGCGAACAGCGGCATGTCGCGACACAGGTGACGTTGCGCGAGCACATCTTGCAGCGGGTCGGACAGGCAGGCGAGGCCGTCGATCGCGTCGGCGGCGGTGCGGTCGCACAGGTCGGCGAGGCGGACCGTGCAGGCGGCGATGGCCGCCGGATCGAGCGCGAGCAGCCGTTGCGCGGCGGTCGCGGCGCCGGTCAGCGTGGTGTAGACGACCACGCCCGCGATCTCCTGCGGCGTCACCAGGCAGGCGGCGCCCACCATGCCGAACACCGTGGACAGGTGCGGGCGCGGACCCACCGCGGCCCAATCATGATGCGGCCACAGTTGTTTCGACAGCCGCAGCAGGCCACGCCCCTGCGCCCGGGACGCGGTGCGCGCGGCGGGCGCCGGGGTGCGCGCGTCGGCCTCGGCCTCGGCCCGCTCCGGTGTCAGCGCGCCCGCGCAGACCGCGGCCGCCAGCGACGCCGCGACCAATCCCGACGTCCGGATGCGCCGCCGCAGGTACAGCTCGACCGTCGTCACATCCCGCACCACGCCCGCGGCGATCGCCTCCTCGACCCCGCCGGAGTGCACGTGCCCGCCGATCGGCAACCGCGAATCCGCCAACGCGAACAGCGTCGCCAGACTCGCCGAACCGATTTCACCCACCGACGGATCTTATGCCCGGCGTGTCGCGCGGGCGTGTCCCGGTCACCCGAGTGAGCTCGGGCACGACCGCGATTCCGATACCGACCGCCGAATTGACGCTGCGCTAATAAAGTCGGAGGGGTGACTGAGACTCCGGCCAAGAGCAACGGCCGGCCGATCGCCGAGCGAGTGGCCAGCCGCCTGTTGTATCCGACCACCCGCCCGCGCGAACAGACGTTGCGCGCGGCGGTCGCGGGCAAGGTCGTGCTGGTGACCGGCGCGTCGCACGGCATCGGCAAGGCGAGCGCGCGCAAGCTCGGCGCGGCGGGTGCGATCGTGCTACTGGTCGCCCGCTCGGCCGAGGATCTGCACCGGGTCGCCGCCGAGATCACCGCCGAGGGCGGCACCGCGCACGTCTACCCCACCGACCTCACCGACATGGACGCGGTCGAGCTGCTGGCGCGCGGGCTGCTCGCCGAGCACGGACACCTGGACGTGGTGATCAACAACGCGGGCAAGTCGATTCGCAGGCCGATCGAGGAGTCCTACGACCGTTTCCACGATTTCACCCGCACCATCGACATCAACTATCTCGGCCCGGTGCGGTTGCTGCTCACGCTCCTACCGGACATGCGCGAGCGCGGGCAGGGCCACATCGTCAACATCTCCACCTGGGGCGTGCTCATGCCGCCCGCGCCGCAGTGGGCGGCCTACGGCGCGTCGAAGTCCGCCTTCGACGTCTGGCTGCGCAGCGTCGCCGCCGAGGTGTCCGGCGACGGGATCACCACCACGTCGATCTACATGCCGCTGGTGCACACCAGGATGAGCGCGCCCACCGACTTCAGCCGGGTCCCCGGCCTCACCGTCGACGAGGCCGCCGACCTGGTCTGTCACGCGGTGACGGCGAAGCCGCGCGAGATCGCGCCCTGGTGGTCCAGCCCCGTCCAGGCCTGGACCAACCTGACCCGCAATCAAGTTCAGCGCTTCTTCGAACGCGCCTTCCGCCGCTGAGCGCTCAGTGCGCCGCACCGCCGCCGGCTCGCAGCCCGCGCGGCGAGGCGAAGAACGCGATCAGCGCCATGGCGACCAGGATCGTCGCGCCCACCGCGGTCGCGATATGCATTCCGGCGACGAAGGATTCGCGCGCGGACTCGATGAGCGCGGCATTGCCGTTCGCCTCCTGGATGGTCTCCCCGATCGTGGCCGCGTAGTCGCCGCCGGAGCGGAAGATCAGCGCCGCGAGCGATCCGAGCAGCGCCAGGCCCAGCGAGTTACCGAGTTCGAAGCTGGTCTCGGAGATCCCGACGGCCGAGCCGGCCCGCTCGGGCGGCACCGAGGACACCGCGACATCGGAGACCAGGGTGAAGGCGATGCCGTAACCGACACCGGCGACGGTGGATCCGACCAGATACCACCAGATTCCGCCGTGCACACCGACGCCGAGCAGCATCAGGTTGCCGATCGCCGCGGCGACCAGCGCGAAGGTGAAGCTGTTGCGGGCGCCGAAGCGTTGCCCGACCCGCGCCCCGCTCATCGAGAAGATGAACACCGCCACCGCCATCGGGATGCCGAGCAGCGCCGCGGCGAGCGGATCGCGTCCGGTCACCGATTGCAGGTAGATGCTGGTGAGGTAGCTCAACGCGGCCAGCGACATCATGCCGACGAGGCTGGAGCCGATCGCCACCGAGAACCCGGCGCGGGTGAACAGCCGCAGATCCAGCAGCGGGTCGGCGAGCTTGCGCTGCCTGCGCACGAAGACCGTCAGCACCACGACACCGACCAGCGCGATGACGATCGATTCGGCGTCGATCCCTTCGGCCGCGGCGTGTTTGATGCCGTAGACCAGCGGCAGGATGCCGCCGATCGACAGCGCGACGCTGGGCAGATCCAGCGGTCCGCGCACGCCGGCGCGGTGCTCGGGCAGCACGAACGGACCGAGCGCGAGCAGCACCAGCAGCACCGGAATGTTGATGAGAAATACCGAGCCCCACCAGAATTGGTGCAGCAGCAGGCCGCCGATGATCGGGCCGACCGCCGAGCCGCCCGCGAAGAACGCGGTCCACACGCCGATGGCCGCGGCCCGCTCCTTGGCCTCGGGGAACAGGCTCGAGATCAGCGCGAGGCTGGACGGCAGCAGGGTCGCGCCGCCGACGCCCATCAACGCGCGCGCCGCGATCAGCACCGCGGAGCTGGGCGCCAACGCGGCGAGCACCGAGGCGATGCCGAAGATGGTGGCGCCCGCGAGCAGGATGTTGCGCCTGCCGATCCGGTCGCCGAGGTTGCCCATGGTGATCAGCAGGCCCGCGATGAGGAACCCGTAGATGTCGAGGATCCACAGCTGCTGCGCGGCCGACGGATCGAGGTCCGCGGTGAGCGTCGGCATAGCCAGGAACAGCACTGAGATGTCCATCGACACCAGCAGCACCGGTAGCAGCAATACCGCCAGGCCCAGCCAGGCACGGCGCGACCCGACGGGCTGCGCCTGCGCGGCGCGCGCGGCCTCGACGTCTGTCATTCTGTAACTTCCTCTCCATCTCGCGTACGCCGTACGCACAAGGTCGGGTACAGTGTACGCAACCTCCCCCGGAAGTGAAAGTGAGTCATGGGATGACTGAGCTCAAGCTCAATCGGGCCGCCATCATCGACACCGCCATCACGCTTGCCGACGAGGAGGGACTCGACGCCCTGTCGATGCGCCGGATCGCCGACACCATGGGCGTCGGCGCCATGTCGCTGTACCGGCACGTCGCGAACAAGGACGAACTGCTCGCGGCGATGACCGACGAGGTCGCGCGGCGCAATCCGTATCCGTCGCCGGAGGGACAGCAGTGGACCTGGCGCGACCGGGTACGCATCGCCGCCGAGGTCGATTGGGCGCTCTATCTGCAACATCCGTGGGTCCTGCTCACCTTCGCCACGCCGCGCTACAGCTTCGGCCCGCAGAGTCTGGCCTGCCTGGCATGGATGGTCGAGGGGTTGTCCGAACTGAATGTTTCCACGCGCGAGGCCACGACGATGGCGTTCACGATCTGGAACTACATCTCCGGCGCGACGCTGCCGCACATCAGCGCCACGCTGATGGCGCGCAAGGGCATGAACCCCGAAGGCGACAACGGGCTGCGCACCATGCTGAAAGGAGAATCACAGTATCCGGTGCCGCCCGCGCTCGCCGATTTGGAGGGCACCGGGGTCAGCGACCTCACCCAGGAGGAACTGCTCTACATCGGGCTGTCGGCGCTCTGCGACGGTTTCGAGGCCAGGGCGAAGCTGCACGCAGCTTCGTCCTGACCAAAGCCGTACCCGGGGATTGACCTGAACCCAACTTGATGTTGCACGGTGGTGGAGATCTACACCACGAACAGGAGCCACCGTGCACGCGATTCGTCTTCACGCCTTCGGCCCGGCCGAAAACCTGCGCTACGAAACCGTTTCCGACCCGGCACCGGCACCGGGCCAGGTGCGCATCGCCGTGGCGGCGGCGGGCGTCCACCTCATCGACACCACCCTGCGCCGGGGCGTGGCCGGGCCGTATCCGGTGCCCGAACTGCCGACGGTGCCGGGGCGTGAGGTGGCCGGAACCATCGATCGGGTCGGCGCCGACGTCGACCCGAGCTGGCTCGGCAAGCAGGTGGTGGCGCATCTCGGCACGGCGCCCGGCGGCTACGCCGAGCTCGCCGTGACCGAAGTCGCTCGGCTGCACGAGATTCCGGACGCGCTCGGGCCGGACACCGCGGTGGCGATGATCGGCACCGGGCGCACCGTGCTGGGCGTGCTGCTGTTCGCCGACCTCGGCCCGGACAGCGTCGCGATCGTGACGGCGGCCGCAGGCGGCCTCGGCACGCTGCTGGTGCAGGCCGCGAAGAACGCCGGCGCGACGGTCATCGGCCTGGCCGGCGGTCCCGCGAAAGTCGAACTGGTGCAGGACAATGGGGCCGACCTCGCGGTCGACTACCTGCGCCCCGACTGGCCCGAGCAGGTCCGCGCCTTCCTCGGCGAGCGCGCCGCGACCATCCTGTTCGACTCGGTCGGCGGCGACATCGCCCGCGCCGCCCTCGACCTCGTCGGCAAGGGCGGGCAGCACCTGGTGTACGGCGCGTCCGGCGGCGACCCCAAAGATGCTGCCACGCCGCCCCTTTCCGAGGACGAGCTGGCGGCGCGCGGGATAACCTCGCAACTGGTGGTCGGTCCCGCCATGCTGCGGCGCACCGGTGGCGACACCCGGCCGCTCGAAACATCGGCCCTGGCCGCCGCCGCGGCGGGCCGGCTGCGCCCCGCCGTGCACCGCTTCGCCCTCGCCGAGGCCGCGGCCGCGCACCGCGCCCTGGAACAGCGTGGCACCACCGGCAAGGTCGTGCTCATCCCCTGACCCGAACTCGCGACCGATGCCGCCGCGGATCGCCGTGATCCGCGACGGCATCACGAAACTCAGTCGTGCGCTTCGTCTTTCACGACGGCGTAGGCGAAGCCGTCCCAGCCCTTACCACCCACGGTCTGCACCACGGTGGCCTCGAGGGTCGGTTCCGCGGCGAGCAGCGCGATGACCTCGCGGCTGGCCTTGATGGCCGGGTCGTCGGAGTTCGCGTCGGCCACGCCGCCCTGGCGCACGACGTTGTCCACGATGATCACCGAGCCAGGACCGGTCAGCCGCAGCGCCCACTGCACATAGTTCGCGTTGTTGACCTTGTCGGCGTCGATGAACACCAGATCGAACGGCTCGGGGTGCTCCGCGGCCAGTCCGGGCAGGTTGTCCAGTGCCGCACCGACCCTGATCTCGACGCGCTCGCCGACCCCGGCACGGTCCAGATTCCGCCTGGCCACCTCGGCGTGCTTCGGCTGGTATTCGAAGGTGATCACCTGCCCCTTCGCACCGACGGCGCGAGCCAGCCAGATCGTGCTGTACCCGCCGAGCGTGCCGATCTCGAGCACCCGCCGCGCCCGCGCGGACTTCGCCAGCAGATACAAGAACTTGCCCTGCGGCGGGGACACGTCGATCGCGGGCAGCTCCGCGGCGGCATTGGCGGTCAACGCCGCCGCCGTCGCCCCGTCCTGCACCAGCGAGTCCACCAAGTACCGATCCACCTCGGCCCATTCACCTGTCGTCATACCGCAGAGTCTGCCACCGCCCCGCGGCCCCCGCGGTGCGCGCTGTCGCGCACCCGTCCCGGGCACGGTGTCAGTCGGGCGGGTCGGTGGCGGGGAGGGGCCAGCGGTCGATCTCGGTCAAGGGGGCGTGCGATGGGGTGCGGTCGAGGAGCGCGCGCAGGCCAGTGCGGCGGGTGCCCCCGAGTTGGGCCTCGGCTTGTGCCGCATAGTGTTCGGCGTAACGCAGGTCGCGGTGCAGGCGGCGGGCCGTGGCGAGCCAGCCGGTGACCTGACGGGTCACCTCCAGGCGAGACAGGCCGGGTCCGAGCAGCGTCTCGGCATGGCCGGGGTCCTCGAGCAGGGCCGAGCCGAGGTGTTGCAGGCAGCGGGCGATGCCGTGATCGTCGGCCATGACGCGATATTCGCCGAGCGCCTGTTGCCAGCGGTGCAGCGCCTTGGCCGCGTCGCCGCGCACCCACCAGACCAGGCCCATGGTCTCGTGCACGTGCGCGCGACCGTCCGGGTCGCGGCCGGTGCGGGTGAGCGCGTCGGCCAGGTCGAGGCGGTCCTTGGCGGCGTCGAGGCGCCCCTGCCACAGGTGCGCGACGGCAAGATTTATCAACGCGCACACCTCACCGGCCACGTCCTCTCTCGGCAGCAGCCACCACGACGCCTCCAGCTGCGCGACCACGGCGGGCAGTTCCCGCGGCCCGGGCCGCTCCAGCCTGCGCAGCGCCGCACGATGCTCCCAGCGCGCGGCCAAACCGGTGGACAGGCTGCGCGGCCGATACCGTCCTGGCCGTTCGCGCAGCCGGTCCGCCCGCAAGCGGGCCAGATCCCGGTGCAGCACATGGTCGTTCAGTCCCGGTAGCGCACACAAGTCGGCCGCGAGGCCCGCGTGGTTCTCCTCCAACCCGATTCGGGCGTACCAGACGTCCAGCGCGTCACCGATGCGCGCCAGCTCCGGCACCACGGCCGCCGGGAGCTCGGCGCCGAGTTCGGCGCACCGGTGGACGAGGGTGCACAGATACGGTTCCTCGGCCTCGAACCAGCGCCGGGCTCCTGCCGCGAAACGCACCGTCTCCAGCGCGGTCGCCCAGCGCGCGGAGCGATCGGCGTAGTGGTGCACCAGCGCGGTCAGCGCCGCGGGCCAGCGCGCGCCCCCGCGCACGTCCGCGCGGTCGGGCAGCACGGGCACCTTGCGCAGACAATAGCGTTGCGCGCCCGCGGTATTCACGATGCCGTCCCGGCGCAGCTCGCCGAGCAGCACCGCGGCCGTCGGCGGCGCGGCCAACCGCTCCACCGGCAATCGCGCGGGCGCGTCGAGCGCCGCGTCCAGGACGGCGAGCAGCGCCGCGGTCTCGAAGTCGCGCACCGGCAGCTCGCGCAGCACCGCGACGATGATCCGATCGTTCAAGGCCGCGGTACTGCGCGGCGGGCCCGAACACCGGTGCGCGGTGGCCCGCTGCGGCGCAGGCTCGATCAGATCCGCGAGCAACGCGAGTTCCTCGGTGACGCGCACCTTTTCGCGATACCACTGGACGAACCGGTAGCCGACGTACACGGCCGCGGCGACGATCACGAGCACCGACAACCAGCGCAGGGTGCCCGCGAGCACCTTCACCCCCGTGCTGTCGCCGAGGGAGTTGATCACCAGGCTGCGCGCCAGTTCGAACAGCAGCGCGTACGCCACCACCGAGGCGGTGCCAAGAAACCCTTGCCAGACGGTCGATCTCGGGGTGCTCGGCGCAGCGGGATCGTCGGGGCGCGCCTGTTCGTCCGGATTACGCACGGGCAGGCCTCCGCTCGCTCGGCACCGCCGCACGCCATGACCCGACGCTCACCGCAACGCTCCCCCGGTGAGTCCGGGAACCAGCCAGCGCCGCCAGGTGACCAGCAGCAATGCGACCGGCAGCACCGCCGAGATCAGCGCGCCCGCGGCCAATTGCGCCGAGTTCTCACCGAATTGGCGCGCCTCACCCCACAGCAGCAGCGACCACGGTGTCGCGCCCGCGCCGCTGATCAGCAGGCCGATCACGAAATCGTTCCACACCTGGATGAATTCGAGCGCGGCCACCGCGCCGAGCGCGGGCCCCGCGGAGACGAGCACACGGCGCGCGATGGTGCCGGGACCGGCCAGCCCGTGCAGCGCGTCAGCGGCGGGACTGCCCGGCGGCGCGAGCAGCGCACCGCGCAGCACCAGGATCGCGATCGGCAGCCCAGCGGCGGCATGCAGCAGGATCAACGGTATTCGGGTGCCGGACAGCCCGTAGGCATCGATGAAGGCGTCCACCGGCCCCAGATAGCTCTGCACCGGCAGCACCGAGAGCACGACCAGCGCCACCACCGCGCCGGTCGCGGCGGGCCGGTTCGGGCGCAGCGCGGCGAGCCGATACGCCACCGGCACCGCCGCGGCGACCACCACCAGAGTGGCCAAACCCGCCACCCACACGGTGGTTTCGAGCGCGCGCGGCAGGGCGGGGTCGCGCCACACCCTGGTGAGCGCGCCCGTGCCGTACCCGTCCCGATCCCGCAGGCAGGCGTGCACCAGCCAACCGATCGGCACCAGCGCGAGCACCGACACCGCGACGATGCCCAACAGCCGCAACGGTTTCCGCGGCGACCGTGCCACCGCCCCGGTCACCGCCGCCCGCCCGGACCAGCTGGTCCGATGCCTGCGGATGTCGGTCTGCAGCAGCC
This genomic interval carries:
- a CDS encoding NAD(P)/FAD-dependent oxidoreductase, with amino-acid sequence MNTASRGDSVRGDAPATGAHEKRRHQVVVIGSGFGGLFGTKHLKRADVDVTLISKTTSHLFQPLLYQVATGILSVGEIAPATRLVLRKQKNAQVLLGDVIDIDLAAKTVTSRLLNSNTVTPFDSLIVATGAQQSYFGNDHFATYAPGMKSIDDALELRARILGSFEGAELATTQEMRDRLLTFVVVGAGPTGVELAGQIAELADRTLEGTFHNIDPRDARVVLLEGAGAVLGPMGPKLGNKARKRLEKMGVEIQLNAMVTDIDALGVTVKDPDGTIRRIESSCKVWSAGVQASPLGKMLAERSDGTEVDRAGRVIVEPDLTIKGHPNVFVVGDLMSVPNVPGQAQGAIQGATYAAKQIKAGLRGQSPQERKPFKYFNKGSMATVSRFNAVCQIGKLEFSGFFAWLAWLALHLYYLIGYRSRIVTVIQWFVTFLGRSRGQMAATEQWVFARLALEQVNADEEEADELAAALGAPPADSRKLVEKAKAAVEGRVS
- a CDS encoding urease accessory protein UreD, translating into MRTEVRIVARAATLPEIHASGGLSARRTGPDTVHLIGTAATPLGGDEIEVTLVVGPGARLVVRSVAATIALPSASTPMSLAHWRFEVGSGGELDFDPEPTIVAGGARHHTVSTVRLAPDARLRLRERVQIGRSGEAHGGWRGDLIADIGPTPLLRHRLELGLGTAVDDPIDAPRALASELCYPDDRPAETVGLTESRLPLAAGGTLRTRTSGVLAADR
- the ureG gene encoding urease accessory protein UreG; translation: MPPHLIDGEPHDHSHDRPKRERTAGEALRVGIGGPVGSGKTALVAALCRQLRDELSLAVLTNDIYTTEDADFLRKHAVLPDERITAVQTGGCPHTAIRDDITANLDAIDDLIAANPPLDLILVESGGDNLTATFSSGLIDVQIFVVDVAGGDKVPRKGGPGVTFSDLLVVNKTDLAPLVGADLAVMERDAAKVREGRPTALISLTDDPAATPVLAWVREQLRLLAEQDRADAEAAVAH
- a CDS encoding cytochrome P450, whose protein sequence is MIEIPHDHLLDRALDLIPERHHILAEPPSDSATTAVHGDAGLPYLGRMLQYMRWGPAEMMGRYRKYGPVSMNTSLGVDRVLVAGPEAIDEVLGRRRRDFGQGWDYFIGPFFRRGLLLLEFDEHKFHRRIMQQAFTRDRLAAHLAALTPVVRTSIERWVPQGGNAERTVRLYPTFKELTLDIAGEMFMAADVGARRRELIEAFLDCTHAALALIRHPVPGGNWRAGLRGRRVLEDYFRAMLPDKRRTEGGDLFSGLCHARSEDGGVFGDADVVNHMIFLIMAAHDTTTTAATAVTYYLGKHPDWQRRVRAEVLALDAETDGAAPTIADLEGMRDLDLVVKESLRLMPPVPGLCRRAVRDTEIAGHYIPAGTQIDLAYQVNHLLDELWTEPQRFDPERFNEQRHEDKSHRLAFLPFGAGAHKCIGMHFGTFEVKTVIAALVRAYTWQIPEDYRMPWGFTSIPFPRDGAPITLCRR
- a CDS encoding urease accessory protein UreF, whose translation is MGEIGSASLATLFALADSRLPIGGHVHSGGVEEAIAAGVVRDVTTVELYLRRRIRTSGLVAASLAAAVCAGALTPERAEAEADARTPAPAARTASRAQGRGLLRLSKQLWPHHDWAAVGPRPHLSTVFGMVGAACLVTPQEIAGVVVYTTLTGAATAAQRLLALDPAAIAACTVRLADLCDRTAADAIDGLACLSDPLQDVLAQRHLCRDMPLFAS